In Armigeres subalbatus isolate Guangzhou_Male unplaced genomic scaffold, GZ_Asu_2 Contig754, whole genome shotgun sequence, one genomic interval encodes:
- the LOC134204622 gene encoding uncharacterized protein LOC134204622, whose translation MEKKIIYESFQWFNKYVATNHEQLSAVRNIVNRTSFPAPYILFGPPGTGKTSTIVEAVLQIWKLQPKANVLVPAASNFACDEFTTRLLEFIPATVVFRFVSFVSILLITEQHLRSQRAVEVLRKVVSIVAAPTTNIRKAVHHTRKIHRTAMVEVEDRSAAVEDSADVVVSVAVFIVMAHRTTGTMMNGVDQESMANMIHAVVREPGIDRSSSRSPRRRSPADSDSSSCMNGMLSNARTLPEVARKSTTVW comes from the exons ATGGAAAAGAAGATCATATACGAGAG TTTTCAATGGTTCAACAAATATGTCGCAACAAATCACGAGCAGCTGTCTGCTGTGCGAAATATCGTGAATCGGACTTCGTTCCCTGCTCCGTACATATTATTTGGACCACCCGGTACTGGAAAAACTTCAACTATCGTAGAGGCAGTTTTACAAATTTGGAAACTACAACCCAAAGCCAACGTTCTCGTACCGGCAGCTTCAAATTTCGCCTGTGATGAATTCACCACGCGCCTGCTGGAATTCATTCCCGCCACTGTTGTGTTCCGTTTCGTATCCTTCGTATCGATTTTGCTGATAACGGAACAACACCTTCGTTCTCAAAGAGCAGTGGAGGTTTTGAGGAAGGTGGTGAGTATCGTCGCGGCTCCGACTACGAATATCCGGAAGGCGGTGCATCATACGAGGAAAATTCATCGTACGGCTATGGTGGAAGTGGAAGACCGTTCCGCGGCCGTGGAGGATTCCGCGGACGTGGTGGTTTCCGTGGCGGTTTTTATCGTGATGGCCCACCGCACCACGGGGACAATGATGAATGGCGTCGATCAGGAGTCGATGGCAAATATGATTCACGCCGTCGTTCGTGAACCAGGAATCGATAGATCTAGCTCCCGTTCACCGAGGCGACGCAGTCCGGCTGATTCTGATTCGTCTTCTTGTATGAATGGCATGTTATCGAATGCAAGAACGTTACCAGAAGTGGCACGGAAATCTACCACAGTCTGGTAA